The sequence below is a genomic window from Bacillota bacterium.
ATACTCAATTATGTCGTGACCATCGAGCCCCAGCCGGACGGGAGCTGGATAGCCGGCTACTCCCAGGAGTGGAAGGTGACCGGCGGGCATATCCCGTGGGTCACGGTAGGGCTTCCGGATTATAACTATAGCATCCTTTCGCAGGGGGGCGCCGCATCCCGGGTCTCGCGCGCCGATTATGGCTCATGGAGCGGGGTCCGCGTTGATCTCGACCGCGATTATAGGAGCGGCGAAACCTTCAGGTTCAATTTTCAGGTGAAACAGGACGGCATGGGGCGCCGGAGAGGCGACGCGGTCGAATTTGCGTTTGTCCCCGGGTGGTATGACCGGGCCGAGACCGACAGGCTCGAGGTGCGGCTCAAGAACCCCGGGAGCCCTGAGGCTCTGCTGCACACCTCGCCGGAGCCGACCGAGAGGACGACCGGCGGGGAGGTGGTCTGGATCGCCCGCCTGGGTCGGGGTGAGCGCTTCAAGGTCGCGTTCGCATTCTCACCCGAGCTCTTCCCGGGCGTCAAGGCGCGGGCCGGTGGGACGGGGCCTTCTGACGCGGGCGGTGACATGCGCCCCGGCGGTGCCCCTATGGTATCATCTGTGATGCCGGCGGTCATCTTCATCGGAATCATAGTGTTCCTCATAGTCTTCGTAAGCCTCATCGCCCTCGCCAGCCTTGTCCGTCGCGGCGGCTACAAGGGCAGGCGCGGGATTTATTACGGCACTTATTTCCCAATCCCGCCGGTGGGTAGGTCCCCGTGGGGATCAGGGTCATCCCAACCTCGGGGCGGCATGGGCTCGCCCGGAGGCTCGCGCAACTCGAACGACTCGCGCAAGTCCGGCGGTGGGGGTGGATTTGGGGGGAGGGCCATCGGGTGCGCCTGCGTGTCGTGCGCATGTGCATGCGTCTCATGCGCTTGCGCCTGCGCGTGCGCTGGCGGCGGCGGGGCAGGCTGCGCGCGGAAGTTCGATGGCGCCCGCCCTACCCACCCAGTCCACCCGGTGCGCCCAGTGCGCCCGGCGGCGCCGATGGAGCGCACTGCAAGCACGGGAGCTAGAGTGAACACCGACGTGAAGGTGCGGGCCAGGACGGAGACGGGATCAGGCGAGGGTCGGGAGTAATGACCGGAGGGAGTGATGGCGATGCCGGTGCCTCTAGCGATGCCAGCGATTCGCCGCCAGGGAGGTTCGCCACCTACCACCGGAGGCTCGCTGCCTATCACCGGCGCAGCTCCCCGAGGGGACGCATGGGCAGCCGGCCGGAGGCATGGGGACCGGTGGGGCTGGCGCATGCATATAGTGCGCAGCCTGCTGGTGGCAATGCTGTGCCTGGCGGTGCTGTCGGTCACGGCAGGATGCCGCCCTGGCGCCGTCACATCCGATCGGCCGCGCGGCGAAAGGCCATACGATGAGAATGTCGAGGTTCCCCCAGGCGATCCGGCCTTCCCGAGGTTGGGCCGGTACTGGGTGGTTGATCCAGAAGGTCTCGTGGGGCTCCGCGCCGTTCAGGCGGCGGACGAAACCCTGGAGGCCCTCAGGGCGGATGGTCTCGCTGAGACGGTCATAGTCATCCGGCGTGGGGTGAAGCACCCGGTGGAGTGGTCCACCCATTACGGCCGCTGGCTCATGCTGGGGGAGCGCGAAGGCCCGCGCAGGAACAACGGGCTGGTCTTCCTCATCGTTCCTGATGCCCGCCCTGAGGCGGGGCGGGTCTGGTATAGCGTCGGGCGCGGGCTTCCGAGACTCACCTCATCCGACCTCGGCCCGCTTCTCGAGGAGGCGGCTTCGTATGCGAACGCGGACGATTTCGACGGGGCTGTGGTTTCTATCGCAAGAAACATTGATGATATCCTTCGCAAGATCTATCGTAAATCATCATAAATCGTGAGATGTGGGGCTCCATAAGATTCCAAATATAAGATTTAAATGTAAGGTTTATGGGAGGGGAGAATGTTGAGAAGGGGATACCTCATTGGAATCGCAGGCCTGATCGTCGTGGTGCTGATTGTCCTCATGGGGTTTTCGTGGGTCATGGGGATCCAGAGGAATATGGTCAGGCTCCAGCAGGGCGTGCTTGCGCAGGAGGGGCGATACGGCGCGGCGCTCGAGACCTTGAGCGAGAAGATCAAGGGAATCTGGTCAATAGAGAAGGATTTCCTGGAGCATGAGAAGGACACTCTTACGGGCGTCATAAGGGAGCGCGCCGCGGCACTAAACCGCGCCGGAGAGGAATTCGCGGCGGCGACCGCCGAAGGCGACCCGCAGAAGACCATCCAGGCCGCGACGCGATTCCGCGAGGCGGCCGAGGGGCTTGCGCTCTCGGTCAATGTGAACGCGCTTCGCGAGGCCTACCCGCAGCTATTCTCCCCGCCGATCGTGCAGCAGACCATGCGCGGGCTGGAGGAAGCGGTAAACGAGATCCGCACCGCGCTCGACGACTGGCAGGTGGCCATCAGGAACTATAATACCTTCAGATCGCAGTGGCCGCAGAGCTTCGTCGGAGGAGCCCTGAACTTCCCGGCCTCGTATGATTATTACAAGTCCGAGAAGGCGAAGCTCAACATGGATGAGCTGATGCCGAGGGGTTAAGGCTCGATTTCCTGGGCAGGGCAGCGTTCGTTTATAGGGTGAATATTTGGTAAACAAGCTGTAACATCCCGTCAGGGGATCGTACCCAGCCTTTACGAAAAGGGCGGAGAGTATTTTGGGACCTTTTCGTAGATTATGCACGCGAATGGTGCTTGACGTCCGCCCGTGTATACCTTATACTTGAACTTGGCAATGATGGAAATTCTCTATACATTTGGCAGATAAAATTTCTGGAAATCTTGTGAGGAGAAGGGAGGTCGCGCAAGTGATCAGGACGATGCTCGCCGGAGCACGGCTCGCCATGGGCGCTATAATTGCTCTAATTGGCGTTATATCCTGCGCGCTCGTTCGCGAGCGGTCAG
It includes:
- a CDS encoding TPM domain-containing protein, whose amino-acid sequence is MPVPLAMPAIRRQGGSPPTTGGSLPITGAAPRGDAWAAGRRHGDRWGWRMHIVRSLLVAMLCLAVLSVTAGCRPGAVTSDRPRGERPYDENVEVPPGDPAFPRLGRYWVVDPEGLVGLRAVQAADETLEALRADGLAETVIVIRRGVKHPVEWSTHYGRWLMLGEREGPRRNNGLVFLIVPDARPEAGRVWYSVGRGLPRLTSSDLGPLLEEAASYANADDFDGAVVSIARNIDDILRKIYRKSS